A DNA window from Phaeobacter sp. A36a-5a contains the following coding sequences:
- a CDS encoding phosphatidylglycerophosphatase A family protein — MKRSRLAFLIGTVGGIGYMRPAPGTWGSLAALPMAFVLHQLGGFLLLALATVICMVVGVWAAEAMTRNRENMDPSEFVLDEVAGQFVALWAISYPAWAHDIAITALWPGWIAAFVLFRLFDVWKPGPVGWADRQKGATGVMMDDIIAGILAAIGVAALAGLTHGVLGL, encoded by the coding sequence ATGAAACGCTCGCGCCTCGCCTTTCTGATCGGCACCGTGGGCGGCATCGGCTACATGCGTCCGGCACCCGGCACCTGGGGGTCGCTTGCAGCGTTGCCCATGGCGTTTGTCCTGCATCAGCTGGGCGGATTCCTCCTGCTGGCGCTGGCAACCGTGATCTGCATGGTGGTCGGCGTCTGGGCGGCGGAGGCGATGACCCGCAACCGCGAAAACATGGATCCCTCCGAATTTGTACTGGATGAGGTGGCAGGCCAGTTTGTTGCCCTCTGGGCGATTTCCTATCCCGCCTGGGCGCATGACATTGCCATCACTGCACTCTGGCCCGGCTGGATTGCCGCCTTTGTGCTGTTTCGCCTGTTTGATGTGTGGAAACCCGGCCCCGTTGGCTGGGCCGACCGTCAGAAAGGGGCCACAGGGGTGATGATGGATGATATTATCGCAGGCATCCTTGCTGCCATCGGTGTCGCCGCGCTGGCCGGTCTCACCCATGGTGTACTAGGCCTGTAA
- a CDS encoding CinA family protein, producing the protein MDASDIIRKASAKGLTIATAESCTAGMIAAALTDVPGSSAVVDRGYVTYSNRAKQEMLGVQAATLEALGAVSEEVAIQMAEGARSRARVDIAVAVTGIAGPGGSEHKPEGRVCFALAAGDRSTHVETVDFGALGRDAVRRATRDHALTLIRQAL; encoded by the coding sequence ATGGACGCGTCCGACATCATCCGCAAGGCCAGCGCAAAAGGCCTGACCATCGCCACCGCAGAGAGCTGCACCGCCGGTATGATCGCCGCTGCGCTCACCGATGTGCCCGGCTCCTCGGCGGTGGTTGATCGGGGCTATGTCACCTACTCAAATCGCGCCAAGCAGGAGATGTTGGGCGTGCAGGCCGCGACCCTCGAGGCTCTCGGCGCGGTCAGCGAGGAGGTCGCGATCCAGATGGCAGAAGGCGCCCGCAGCCGCGCCCGTGTCGATATCGCGGTGGCCGTGACCGGGATCGCAGGCCCCGGCGGCTCCGAACACAAACCCGAAGGCCGCGTCTGTTTTGCGCTGGCAGCCGGGGACCGCAGCACCCATGTCGAAACCGTCGATTTCGGCGCCCTTGGCCGCGACGCGGTGCGACGGGCCACCCGCGACCATGCGCTGACACTGATCCGACAGGCGCTTTGA
- a CDS encoding ammonium transporter, producing the protein MNAADTAWIIVATALVLFMTLPGLALFYGGLVRARNVLSVFMQCYAIACLMSVLWLAFGYSIAFGSGTSGIWGGLDKMFLSGVTADSLSGTLPEVLFFAFQMTFAIITPALIVGAYVERVGFGFVLVFSGLWMLLCYAPVVHWIWGGGMMADGGIFGETGVRDFAGGIVVHETAGLAALIIAVFLGPRKNRTTPPHNPGYVFIGAAMLWVGWFGFNGGSQLAADGGAAMALTVTHISAATASLTWALWEKIKYGKASMVGLVTGTIAGLASITPASGFVGPVEALMIGAVAGILCQEAVNLVRNVLKIDDTLDVFAVHGVGGIFGTIMIALFGQGTWLAQLGGLAIVGIFTAVVTVVLVKVTAAITPLRVDPETETNGLDISVHGERAYDMTS; encoded by the coding sequence ATGAACGCAGCCGATACAGCTTGGATTATTGTGGCCACGGCCCTTGTCCTCTTTATGACTTTGCCGGGGCTAGCCCTGTTCTACGGCGGGCTTGTCCGTGCCCGCAATGTGCTCAGCGTGTTCATGCAGTGCTATGCGATTGCCTGTTTGATGAGCGTTCTATGGCTCGCCTTCGGCTATTCCATCGCCTTTGGCAGCGGCACCTCCGGCATCTGGGGCGGGCTGGACAAGATGTTCCTGTCCGGCGTCACCGCCGATAGCCTCTCCGGCACCCTGCCCGAGGTTCTGTTCTTTGCCTTTCAGATGACCTTTGCCATCATCACGCCCGCGCTGATCGTCGGCGCCTATGTCGAGCGCGTCGGCTTTGGCTTTGTGCTGGTCTTCTCCGGCCTCTGGATGCTTCTGTGCTACGCGCCGGTGGTGCATTGGATCTGGGGCGGCGGCATGATGGCCGATGGCGGCATCTTTGGGGAGACTGGCGTGCGCGACTTTGCCGGTGGTATCGTGGTCCATGAAACCGCCGGTCTGGCTGCGCTGATCATCGCCGTCTTCCTCGGCCCGCGCAAAAACCGCACCACACCGCCGCACAACCCCGGCTATGTCTTCATCGGTGCCGCGATGCTTTGGGTCGGCTGGTTCGGCTTTAACGGTGGCTCGCAGCTGGCCGCCGACGGCGGTGCGGCAATGGCGCTGACCGTGACGCATATTTCTGCCGCGACGGCCTCTCTCACCTGGGCGCTGTGGGAAAAGATCAAATACGGCAAGGCCTCAATGGTCGGTCTGGTCACCGGCACCATCGCGGGGCTGGCCTCAATCACGCCGGCCTCTGGCTTTGTAGGTCCGGTTGAGGCGCTGATGATTGGCGCTGTCGCGGGTATCCTCTGTCAGGAAGCCGTGAATCTGGTGCGCAATGTGCTGAAGATCGACGACACGCTTGATGTCTTTGCCGTGCACGGTGTCGGCGGCATCTTTGGCACCATCATGATCGCGCTCTTTGGTCAGGGCACCTGGCTGGCACAGCTGGGCGGTCTTGCGATCGTCGGTATCTTCACCGCCGTTGTGACTGTTGTTCTGGTCAAGGTTACCGCCGCGATCACCCCGCTGCGCGTCGATCCAGAGACCGAGACAAACGGCTTGGACATCTCCGTCCATGGCGAACGCGCCTATGATATGACCAGCTGA